agaatattttgtatttacaGTGGCACTAAGACGTCATGTCATGTGATTCTTTTTTCAGCAGTGGTCATATGACGGTGGTAGCCATGGCGTCACAGATAATAGGGACCGTCCAAGCTTGAAGTTTTACAAGGTGGATATGATAAGTGGTAAGGAATTTTGGATTAatctaaatgaattttttttagatagggtctcattctgtgctcaggctggagtgcagccatgtgatctccgctcaccacagcctccacctcctgggttcaagagattctcccacctcagccccctgagtagctgggactacaggtgtgcaccaccatgcctggctaatttttttttttttttttggtagggatggggtttcaccatgttggccaggctggtcttgaactcctggcctcaagtgatccacccacctcggcctcccaaagtgctgagattacaggcgtgagccaccgtgcctggcctctaagGGAAATATTGAGGTCACAGACTACAGAATCCAAGAGTGCTAGGAatcagaggagggagaggaaggtgaAGATACGGAGGTCTGGAGTGATTCAAATATCCAAATCATAGATACCTGTTCCTCAAGGTGTGTTCTTCAAGAACAGGTGTCTATGGTATGGGTATTTGAATTAAAAAACCTGGAAATCAGAAATTTATAGTGAGTGAATAAgttttctggtttatttatttatttatttatttagagacagtctcgctctgtcacccagactggagtgcagtggtgagatctcggctcactgcaacctccagctcctgggttcaagcgattctcctgcctcagcctcccgagtagctgggattacagatgcgcaccaccacacccagctaatgtttgtattttttgtacagatgcgcaccaccatgttggccaggctggtcttgaactcctgacctcaagcgatttgcctgcctcggccttccaaagtgctgggattacaggcataaactgCTGTGCCGGgcctgaattatttatttttgagcatGGCCGTTTGGGTTGCTGAAAATGTCTGGGGTGTAGGATTAAGGCTCGAAGAGCAGAGCAGTTGATAATTTCATTATTGATTTACAAGCTGCAGGAACTGTGCAAACCAAGAGGTCAATTGTTAACCAGATGAATAGTCAAGTAATGCATAAGAATGGCAggatttgggctgggcatggtggcccatgcctgtaatcccagcactttgggaggtcgaggtgggaggatcattgagttcaggagttccagaccagcctggacaaggtggtgaaaccttgtctctacaaaaaccacaattagccaggcatggtgatgcacgcctgtaatcccagctactcgggaggctcaggcgggtggatcacttgagcctggggaggtaaaggctgcagtgagctgtgattgcaccgctgcactccagcccgagtgacgGAGTGggaccaaaaagaaaagaaaacaaaacaaaacaaaaggcaagaTTTGAGATTTAGTAAAAGACTGCCATGTGTGTCATGAGAGGGAGTATCAGGACTTGAGCATTTAAGAGTGACAAGggcagaaagagaataaaatagtacTCAAACAAGGAGGGGGTTTGCAGGATGATGAAGGAGAGTTTTGACCTTGAACTCTCTGTGCTTGACTCAAATCTGCCTGATGATGTCCCCGGAAGCAGGTCAGACCTATCtccagagggagagaggaaggatgaAAGTCCAAAACAGCTGAGATCCTTGTCCTGAGAAGGCAGGCTTCACTGATCAATTTCACCCCGTTTCATGGTTTATTTTAATAGTGTAAGAGGAAAAGAAGCGTGATGGGCAAGAGTTCACAGAGGAAGCAACGTGACTGTGTAAACCAATGCAAATCAAAGCCTGGCTTGAACACCTCAATCCCTCTGAGAATGTCCAATTACACATTCAAGAGGCCAGTTACGAGAATTACACCCCATCCTGGCAATGAGGTCAGATACCATCAATGGGAGGAGAGCTTGGAGAAGCCTCAGCAGGTGTGCTGGCAGAAGAGACTGCAAGGACTGCAGGCTTACAGCAGCGCAGGGGAACTTTTAAGTGCTTTGGATCTTGCCAATACTTTGCAAAAACTAGTCCCTAGTTACACAGGTGGATCTCTGCTGGGGGATCTTGCCGGTGGTCTGGAGCACTCCTGCCCCATGCCCCACCTTGCCTGCTCTTCAGATGTGGTGGAGATAATTCCCAGAGAGGGAGTGGGTATCTCGCAGCTCCTCTGCCAACAATTTCTGGTCACCGAGGAAGATATCAGGAAACAGGAATGGAAAGTGAAGACAGTAAGAGAGCGACTCGCAATAGCATTGATTGCGGATGGACTCGCTAATGAGGCGGAGAAAGTGAGAGGCCAAGAAGGCTGTCCTGAAAAAAgctatgaaaaaaagagaagatagtGCAGATGAAATGAAGCGTAATCCTTTATTAACATCTCTTTACAGTGTTCacaatgaggttttttttttttttttttttttttttttttgctttaagctcttgaaactttaaaatatgccaatacttaaaaaaga
The sequence above is a segment of the Macaca nemestrina isolate mMacNem1 chromosome 20, mMacNem.hap1, whole genome shotgun sequence genome. Coding sequences within it:
- the LOC105481487 gene encoding methyl-CpG-binding domain protein 3-like 1, coding for MGKSSQRKQRDCVNQCKSKPGLNTSIPLRMSNYTFKRPVTRITPHPGNEVRYHQWEESLEKPQQVCWQKRLQGLQAYSSAGELLSALDLANTLQKLVPSYTGGSLLGDLAGGLEHSCPMPHLACSSDVVEIIPREGVGISQLLCQQFLVTEEDIRKQEWKVKTVRERLAIALIADGLANEAEKVRGQEGCPEKSYEKKRR